A DNA window from Linepithema humile isolate Giens D197 chromosome 6, Lhum_UNIL_v1.0, whole genome shotgun sequence contains the following coding sequences:
- the LOC137000729 gene encoding uncharacterized protein: protein MDKLLEISNDAKVKARFYKNNLTVSLDEEKILSQNYEAFTVMKKRLLDTPRFPCVSCEKLCVNSDVSELKKLKKPVEGPFWKNLMTYVTEHNSDTGLICKFCLGKLRKGMLPSTCVLNNLAVKPLPDVLSDFNDYEKMLIKRMSSFQVVQTMGAVSNKHLPHRQMIRKVKGRTFHLPLPLQETLDKICPPENPINLKHELHILVRGMPKKSKVVWENLVDINKVFKALQWLKENNPHYSEIRLPASSDDLLNEKLQETEYQIVDDGGEESNNDEIDEVVEDTVQQIKDNDQIVLKRKAFLTQITKDSGINDQYTIYPMRVKRIDNESALKLYQMLKIEDVPMDNRYKYLDVMCFPDLYPEGINGQREDRNFALPEYLFIRTRLMSKHNRFRLNPQYLFFLLHDTNNRQLKNGIYYTMMVANARERYTADRYLNELKDEQLESNLMSIFGKLRNTDQFWRQPSNNVKCMTLHYGPATWFLTLSPSEWKWSDLGEYLRDMNPDKEKLSINELIAYDPVSTSRFMCIKFKAMIDFIRSVDNPIGEVIHYFWRLEYQTRGIQHMHCLIWIRDAPVLGKSPDEEVVSFIQKYVTCEIPDKNVSPTLYETVTSDQNHKHNSYCMRTKKTETNIYRKCRFDFPRSVTTNFVLRDVVTSIVGRKNLRSRSRLYDLPRKKSERFINDYNPAIKLAWEGNMDIQFVGEKSEFLNSYLTKYTTKSEKCNIDFEMIDSNKPLASKLWNFAMRRLNNRECGALEAADTLLGHPLYGTDCDTIIKWIDVNEVRNRKVKTFNEITALDKNSTNIYCPSLIDDHYPNRPKELESLNLYDFTRFWDIVKQMPKSDEVEYYELVSRLFVKKRKKGSLINHYRFNVKTEPEKYFYSLLLLFKPWRDSSELKGAYETYTDAFKNSETGLTKAMKYHERLEEIQKAFEDVTELIKKRENDLKIADGDKSDDDELDCNPVQADDAMKNLEDFGKIDAPINLSQMMSQLNKDQKRVFDRVCQVLQNKNHILRLYVSGEGGTGKSFLIETIKHWIKINLKKTTAISAPTGIAAFNIDGLTIHRMFQLPVTHESTPKYVQLSDVILKILRDKLKNVELFIIDEVSMISNVTLMFINLRLCEIFDTTDTNDGFFGRKHILLFGDLLQLPPVKGHPPFVKMSRSDVQKYLGTMGGFDLWRLFDYDELLINMRQRGDNRYRDILSRIRIGLITDSDINVLESRKIIFKENSCDERLNELYTYMNQLPTDTICLLPTCYLCKVLNTAMLNKIDGEEILLIAEDDVDCAPAMRKKVQKTLEDKDDKVSETAGIERVIMIKIGAKVMIRRNIDVTLGLVNGTIGNVVAVNRAADGNIYSVTLVTSDNKEFAITRVDIKFEIFHKIVVHRKQFPLSLSYGITIHKSQGVTCKNAMMDLGTTVFSDGQAYVGLSRVSTLEGLHLINFNPASVQAHSGAISEYNRLRSLFKSQLPQIDLSKKKAIKVYDRRWTIPSIIDNVQNHGCEESKSVITWKIYGLLNDDNVSCYANVILQCVFHCVRIRQQILKYKASNALTDAICAYTERKYCNVQAVRRSVGECFEERIQQDASQFFMALMSTYSEINDILEHELKHVTCCSNAKCNYTVTTLEKSCLLILPIQSTLKRKRGVTLQTLIDSEFSKWETIDGSCNACKGSVLKKKTVIESTLSILVIQLNLYTFVNGVCKKIINNRINAVPTNNITIDKKKYKVISAIFHEGEEMNRGHYTCMLRAEKKSEWYCSNDMKVIKKNWPKGAQGAYILFLEQIK from the coding sequence ATGGATAAATTGCTGGAAATTTCCAATGATGCAAAGGTTAAAGcaagattttacaaaaacaatttgacCGTTAGTTTGgacgaggaaaaaattttgtcgcaaAATTACGAAGCGTTTACAGTTATGAAAAAGAGATTGTTGGATACACCACGTTTCCCTTGTGTCTCTTGCGAAAAACTATGTGTGAATAGTGACGTTTCTGAGctaaaaaagctgaaaaaacCAGTAGAGGGACCTTTTTGGAAAAACTTGATGACTTACGTAACAGAACACAATAGCGATACTGGATTAATTTGTAAGTTTTGTTTGGGCAAATTACGGAAAGGCATGTTGCCTTCTACTTGCGTTTTGAATAATCTTGCCGTAAAACCATTACCGGATGTTTTGTCGGATTTCAatgattacgaaaaaatgttaatcaagAGAATGAGCAGCTTCCAAGTAGTGCAAACAATGGGCGCTGTTTCGAACAAACATTTGCCGCACAGACAAATGATCCGTAAAGTAAAAGGTAGAACATTTCATTTGCCACTTCCTTTACAAGAAACATTGGATAAGATATGTCCTCCGGAAAATCctataaatttgaaacacGAGTTGCACATTCTCGTTCGAGGTATGcctaaaaaatcaaaagttgTTTGGGAAAATTTGGTGGATATTAATAAAGTGTTTAAGGCTTTGCAAtggttaaaagaaaataatccgcACTATTCGGAAATTCGTCTTCCAGCGTCATctgatgatttattaaatgagaagTTGCAAGAAACAGAATATCAGATCGTCGATGATGGGGGCGAGGAGAGCAATAATGACGAAATAGATGAGGTGGTTGAGGACACCGTACAGCAGATTAAAGATAATGACCAAATCGTTTTGAAACGTAAGGCTTTCCTGACACAAATTACCAAAGACTCGGGTATTAATGATCAGTATACGATATACCCAATGCGCGTGAAAAGGATTGATAACGAATCTGCACTCAAActttatcaaatgttaaaaatcgaAGATGTTCCAATGGATAATCgttataaatatctggatGTCATGTGTTTCCCCGATTTATATCCAGAGGGTATCAATGGACAACGAGAAGatagaaattttgcattaccggaatatttattcatcagAACGCGATTGATGTCGAAACACAATAGATTCAGATTGAATCCGCAGTACTTGTTTTTCCTTCTTCATGATACTAACAACCGACAATTGAAAAAcggtatatattatacgatgATGGTTGCTAACGCACGAGAGAGATATACTGCTGATAGATACTTGAACGAATTGAAAGACGAACAATTGGAATCGAATTTAATGAGTATTTTCGGAAAACTGAGAAATACGGATCAATTTTGGCGACAACCATCCAATAATGTGAAATGCATGACTCTGCATTACGGCCCAGCAACGTGGTTTTTGACTTTGAGTCCTAGTGAATGGAAATGGTCCGATTTGGGTGAATATTTACGAGACATGAATCCCGATAAAGAGAAGTTAAGCATTAACGAACTAATCGCATATGACCCTGTTAGCACGTCTAGATTCatgtgcataaaattcaaagccatgattgattttattcgtTCAGTTGATAACCCAATAGGGGAAGTAATCCACTACTTCTGGCGATTAGAATATCAAACTAGAGGTATCCAGCACATGCATTGCTTGATTTGGATAAGAGATGCTCCTGTGCTAGGAAAATCGCCGGATGAAGAAGTTGTTtcgtttattcaaaaatacgtGACGTGCGAAATTCCAGATAAAAACGTTTCGCCAACATTGTACGAAACGGTTACAAGTGATCAGAATCATAAACATAACTCGTATTGCATGCGTACAAAGAAAaccgaaacaaatatttacagaaagtGTCGGTTTGATTTTCCGCGATCAGTTACGACAAATTTCGTTTTAAGAGACGTTGTCACTTCAATAGTgggtagaaaaaatttacgcaGTAGAAGCAGGTTGTACGATCTTCCTCGCAAGAAGTCGGAGAggtttattaatgattataatccgGCTATCAAATTGGCTTGGGAGGGAAATATGGACATACAATTTGTTGGAGAAAAATCAGAGTTTTTAAACtcgtatttaacaaaatacacgacaaagtcggaaaaatgtaacatagaCTTTGAAATGATAGATTCCAATAAGCCTTTGGCATCGAAATTGTGGAATTTTGCGATGCGTCGTTTGAATAACAGAGAATGCGGTGCTTTAGAAGCTGCGGATACACTATTAGGGCATCCCTTGTATGGTACGGATTGTGATACCATTATCAAATGGATCGACGTCAATGAAGTGAGAAAcagaaaagttaaaacattcaatgaaattacagctctcgataaaaattctacgaaTATCTATTGTCCGTCGCTCATCGATGATCATTATCCAAACAGACCTAAAGAACTAGAATCATTGAATTTGTACGATTTTACTAGATTCTGGGACATTGTAAAACAGATGCCAAAAAGTGACGAGGTCGAATATTACGAACTGgtatcgcgtttatttgtaaagaaacgaaaaaaggGTAGTTTAATAAACCATTACCGATTCAATGTAAAAACTGAACCCGAAAAGTACTTTTACTCGCTGCTTCTTCTGTTCAAACCATGGAGAGATTCGAGTGAACTCAAAGGTGCGTACGAAACTTACACGGATGCCTTTAAGAATTCAGAGACTGGATTGACGAAGGCAATGAAATATCACGAAAGGCTCGAAGAAATACAGAAAGCTTTTGAGGATGTTACTGAATTGATCAAGAAGcgtgaaaatgatttaaaaatagcagACGGAGACAAATCTGATGACGATGAACTGGATTGCAATCCAGTACAAGCTGACGACGCGATGAAAAATCTGGAAGATTTTGGTAAGATTGACGCCCCGattaatttatcgcaaatGATGTCGCAATTGAACAAAGATCAGAAAAGAGTCTTCGACAGGGTATGccaagttttacaaaataaaaatcatattctacGATTGTACGTAAGCGGTGAGGGTGGTAcaggaaaaagttttcttattgaaaCGATCAAACATtggatcaaaataaatttgaaaaaaacgacTGCGATATCTGCTCCCACGGGTATTGCAGCATTCAATATCGATGGCCTGACAATCCATAGAATGTTTCAGCTACCCGTCACTCATGAATCTACGCCTAAGTACGTGCAATTGTCAGAcgtaatcttgaaaattttgagaGACAAATTGAAGAATGTCGAACTATTCATAATCGATGAAGTATCCATGATTTCGAATGTGACACTTATGTTTATCAATCTACgattatgtgaaatttttgatacgaCAGATACAAATGATGGTTTCTTTGGTAGAAAACACATTCTCTTGTTTGGAGACTTGTTGCAGCTTCCTCCTGTAAAAGGACATCCTCCGTTCGTTAAAATGTCTCGATCAGATGTTCAGAAGTATTTAGGTACCATGGGTGGATTTGACTTGTGGAGATTGTTTGATTACGACGAACTCTTGATAAATATGCGACAAAGAGGCGACAACAGATATCGCGATATACTTTCTAGAATACGAATAGGTCTCATAACGGATTCTGACATCAATGTACTTGAAtcaagaaaaatcattttcaaagaaaatagttgCGACGAAAGATTGAATGAACTTTACACTTATATGAATCAATTACCGACCGatacaatatgtttattaccTACGTGTTATTTGTGCAAGGTTTTGAACACGGCAatgcttaataaaatcgaCGGCGAGGAAATTCTACTAATAGCAGAAGATGATGTCGACTGTGCTCCagcaatgagaaaaaaagtgcaaaaaaccTTGGAAGATAAAGATGACAAAGTTTCAGAAACGGCAGGCATTGAAAgagtaataatgattaaaattggtGCTAAAGTGATGATTCGACGAAACATTGACGTAACTCTGGGACTTGTCAACGGAACAATAGGCAATGTAGTTGCGGTTAATCGTGCtgctgatggaaatatttattccgtcACATTAGTTACTTCGGATAACAAAGAATTCGCAATAACGAGAGTAGACATTAAATTCgagatatttcacaaaatagtgGTACATCGCAAACAATTTCCATTGTCCCTCAGTTATGGAATAACTATACACAAAAGTCAAGGCGTTACGTGTAAAAATGCAATGATGGATCTGGGAACGACTGTATTCAGTGATGGTCAAGCCTATGTAGGTTTGTCTCGAGTGAGTACATTGGAAGGCCTACATTTGATAAACTTCAATCCGGCATCAGTTCAAGCACACTCAGGAGCCATTTCGGAATATAATCGACTAAGATCTTTGTTCAAATCTCAGCTGCCACAAATCGATTTATCCAAGAAAAAGGCTATAAAAGTTTACGATCGTCGATGGACCATACCTAGTATCATTGATAATGTACAGAATCATGGTTGCGAGGAATCAAAAAGTGTAATTACGTGGAAAATATACGGCCTTCTTAATGACGATAATGTTTCGTGTTACGCTAATGTAATATTGCAGTGTGTATTTCATTGCGTGCGTATCAGGCaacaaatactaaaatataaagcatCGAACGCATTGACTGATGCTATATGCGCGTATACTGAGCGTAAATATTGCAACGTTCAAGCGGTTAGAAGATCTGTCGGAGAATGCTTCGAAGAACGAATACAACAAGATGCTTCGCAATTTTTCATGGCTCTAATGTCGACGTATTCTGAAATCAATGATATATTGGAACACGAATTGAAGCACGTAACATGTTGCTCAAATGCCAAATGTAATTACACGGTAACTACGTTGgaaaaaagttgtttgctAATATTACCTATACAATCGacattaaaaaggaaaagaggtGTCACGCTACAAACTTTGATTGATTCGGAATTTTCCAAATGGGAAACGATAGACGGCAGTTGTAACGCATGTAAAGGTTCcgttctgaaaaagaaaaccgtAATCGAATCGACTTTATCCATCTTAGTGATACAGCTCAATTTATACACTTTTGTGAACggtgtttgcaaaaaaattatcaacaatcGGATTAACGCCGTACCGACGAATAATATCacgatagataaaaaaaagtacaaggTAATAAGCGCTATATTTCACGAAGGCGAAGAAATGAATCGTGGTCACTACACGTGTATGTTGagagcagaaaaaaaatcagaatggtATTGCTCTAATGACATGAAAGTCATTAAGAAAAACTGGCCCAAAGGAGCACAAGGGGCGTACATATTGTTCTTGGAGCAgattaagtga